From the genome of Sphingobium sp. JS3065, one region includes:
- a CDS encoding Do family serine endopeptidase has translation MRYAYAITGALLLGGTAIAVTTSSNVGAQVAQNEGMQAAAPAGAPASLADMVEKLQPAVVNISTKQRVQVQNPFAGTPFGDLFGQGQQGGKPQTRQAQSLGSGFIISADGYIVTNNHVVSAGAEGASVDSITVTLTNSEEYSARLIGRDPATDIAVLKIDPKKALPFVKFGDSTKARVGDWVIAIGNPFALSGTVTAGIISAVHRGTGGTYDKFIQTDASINQGNSGGPMFDMRGNVIGINSQILSPSGGNVGIGFAIPSEQAAPIVDTLRKGQAVKRGYLGIQISPLGEDLADSLGLAKNRGEFVQGVEPGKGADKAGIKAGDVIVSVAGQEVTPDQNLSSIVANQPIGSRVPIVLLRNGQRQTVTAVVGERPSEDELNAFAQQQDDDFGQQQDGQSSGGQAAQQSLGISAIPLNSTIIRQLGIPTDTRGIVITAVDGSTDAGAKGLRRGDVIITANNRPVATQAELDAQVKAVSSQGRSAILLQVLRRGQPAVFLPVRLRDK, from the coding sequence GTGCGTTACGCTTATGCCATTACCGGCGCCCTGCTGCTCGGCGGCACCGCCATCGCCGTTACGACCAGTTCCAATGTCGGCGCGCAGGTCGCGCAGAATGAAGGCATGCAGGCCGCTGCCCCCGCAGGCGCGCCCGCCAGCCTGGCCGACATGGTGGAAAAGCTGCAACCCGCCGTGGTCAACATCTCCACCAAGCAGCGGGTTCAGGTGCAGAACCCCTTCGCGGGCACGCCCTTCGGCGACCTATTCGGCCAGGGGCAACAGGGCGGCAAGCCCCAGACCCGGCAGGCCCAGTCGCTGGGGTCGGGCTTCATCATTTCGGCCGACGGCTATATCGTCACCAACAACCATGTGGTGTCCGCCGGCGCGGAAGGGGCCAGCGTCGATTCCATCACGGTCACGCTGACCAATAGCGAGGAATATTCGGCCAGGCTGATCGGCCGCGATCCCGCGACGGACATCGCCGTGCTGAAGATAGATCCGAAAAAAGCCCTGCCCTTCGTCAAGTTCGGCGACAGCACCAAGGCGCGGGTGGGCGATTGGGTGATCGCCATCGGCAACCCCTTCGCGCTTTCGGGCACGGTGACGGCGGGCATCATCTCCGCCGTGCATCGCGGCACCGGCGGCACCTATGACAAGTTCATCCAGACCGATGCGTCGATCAACCAGGGCAATAGCGGCGGCCCGATGTTCGACATGCGCGGCAATGTGATCGGCATCAACAGCCAGATCCTTTCGCCGTCGGGCGGCAATGTCGGCATCGGCTTCGCCATCCCGTCCGAACAGGCCGCGCCGATCGTCGACACGCTGCGCAAGGGCCAGGCGGTCAAGCGCGGCTATCTGGGCATCCAGATCAGCCCGTTGGGCGAGGATCTGGCCGATTCGCTCGGCCTTGCCAAGAATCGCGGCGAATTCGTGCAGGGCGTGGAGCCGGGCAAGGGCGCGGACAAGGCCGGGATCAAGGCAGGCGACGTGATCGTCAGCGTGGCCGGTCAGGAAGTCACGCCGGACCAGAATCTGTCGTCCATCGTCGCCAACCAGCCGATCGGCAGCCGCGTGCCCATCGTGCTGCTGCGCAACGGCCAGCGCCAGACCGTGACCGCCGTGGTGGGCGAACGCCCGTCGGAAGATGAGCTGAACGCCTTCGCCCAGCAACAGGACGATGATTTCGGCCAGCAGCAGGACGGCCAGTCCAGCGGCGGCCAGGCGGCCCAACAGTCGCTCGGCATTTCCGCCATCCCGCTGAACTCGACCATCATCCGCCAGCTTGGCATTCCCACCGACACGCGCGGCATCGTGATCACCGCCGTCGACGGTTCGACCGACGCGGGCGCGAAGGGCCTGCGCCGGGGCGACGTGATCATCACCGCCAACAACCGCCCGGTCGCCACCCAGGCGGAACTGGATGCGCAGGTGAAGGCGGTGTCGTCCCAGGGCCGCAGCGCGATCCTGCTCCAGGTGCTGCGCCGGGGCCAGCCCGCCGTGTTCCTGCCGGTGCGCCTGCGCGATAAATAA
- the hflC gene encoding protease modulator HflC, giving the protein MQSLVRHPVALALLAIAALLLLGSTIAIVPETKQGVIVRFGDPKKIINRYRPNEDFGKTGAGIILRWPFIDQVVWIDKRVLSVEMERQQVLSTDQLRLQVDAFARYRIVDPLRMYIAAGSEERVSDALRPILGSALRNELGKRPFAALLSPERGQVMDNIEAGLNRVARQYGAQIVDVRIKRADLPDGAPLESAFTRMRTAREQEALTIRAQGAKQAQIIRAEADANAARIYSDSFGKDPQFYDFYRAMQAYRYTFASDKQGATSMVLSRDNDFLKQFQGR; this is encoded by the coding sequence TCCGCCATCCCGTCGCGCTCGCGCTGCTCGCCATCGCGGCATTGCTGTTGCTGGGCAGCACCATCGCCATCGTGCCCGAAACCAAGCAGGGCGTGATCGTGCGCTTCGGCGATCCCAAGAAGATCATCAACCGTTACCGCCCGAACGAGGATTTCGGCAAGACCGGCGCGGGCATCATCCTGCGCTGGCCGTTCATCGACCAGGTCGTCTGGATCGACAAGCGCGTGCTGTCGGTGGAGATGGAGCGCCAGCAGGTGCTGTCCACCGACCAGTTGCGCCTGCAGGTCGACGCCTTCGCCCGTTACCGCATCGTCGATCCGCTGCGCATGTATATCGCGGCGGGCAGCGAGGAGCGGGTGTCCGACGCGCTGCGCCCGATCCTGGGCTCCGCGCTGCGCAACGAACTGGGCAAGCGGCCCTTCGCCGCGCTGCTCAGCCCCGAACGCGGGCAGGTGATGGACAATATCGAAGCGGGGTTGAACCGCGTCGCCCGCCAATATGGCGCGCAGATCGTGGATGTGCGCATCAAGCGCGCCGACCTGCCCGACGGCGCGCCGCTGGAAAGCGCCTTCACCCGCATGCGCACCGCGCGCGAGCAGGAAGCGCTCACCATCCGCGCACAAGGGGCCAAGCAGGCGCAGATCATCCGCGCAGAGGCGGACGCCAACGCCGCCCGCATCTATTCGGACAGTTTCGGCAAGGATCCGCAATTCTACGATTTCTATCGCGCCATGCAGGCCTATCGCTATACTTTCGCGTCTGACAAGCAGGGGGCGACCTCCATGGTCCTGTCCCGCGACAATGATTTCCTGAAACAGTTTCAGGGGCGTTGA